The proteins below are encoded in one region of Saccharomyces kudriavzevii IFO 1802 strain IFO1802 genome assembly, chromosome: 5:
- the SMB1 gene encoding mRNA splicing protein SMB1 (similar to Saccharomyces cerevisiae SMB1 (YER029C); ancestral locus Anc_3.519) produces the protein MSRVQVAHGSRLANLIDYKLRVLTQDGRVYIGQLMAFDKHMNLVLNECIEERVPKTQLDKLRPKKDSKNGTSLNIKVEKRVLGLTILRGEQILSTLVEDKPLMSKKERVVRDKKEKKQALKQTKQRKDKEKKPGKIVKPNAANVKYGNNIDRETAQPSSSRYSSSGDNKGPNRSRFNSEAPPQTRKFQPPPGFKRR, from the coding sequence ATGAGTAGAGTACAGGTAGCACACGGCAGCCGACTAGCAAACCTGATCGATTATAAACTGAGGGTTCTCACGCAAGACGGCCGAGTTTATATTGGGCAATTGATGGCGTTTGATAAACACATGAATTTGGTATTGAACGAGTGTATAGAGGAACGAGTACCCAAAACTCAGCTGGATAAGTTaagaccaaaaaaagattccaaaaatgggacgtctttgaatatcaaagtagaaaaaaggGTGCTGGGTCTGACCATCTTAAGAGGAGAACAAATTCTATCGACGCTAGTGGAGGACAAGCCATTAATGtccaaaaaggaaagagtGGTGAGggataaaaaggaaaagaaacaagcGTTAAAGCAGAccaaacaaagaaaagataagGAGAAGAAGCCAGGAAAGATCGTCAAACCGAATGCAGCCAATGTAAAATATGGTAATAACATTGATAGAGAGACTGCACAACCATCGTCGAGCAGGTACAGCAGTAGCGGCGATAACAAGGGCCCAAACAGGTCGAGGTTTAACAGTGAAGCGCCTCCCCAAACAAGGAAGTTCCAACCTCCACCGGgcttcaaa
- the CHZ1 gene encoding Chz1p (similar to Saccharomyces cerevisiae CHZ1 (YER030W); ancestral locus Anc_3.520), whose protein sequence is MAEEAKDKRLLEEQKESTDTKSEKPVEPRSKRRRRRNYDDYDAEVAKEETKAKSYPAKSERNEAAEDSESDMDDAKLDALMGNEGEEEDDDLAEIDTSNIITSGRRTRGKVIDYKKTAEDLDKKELNANSNDDAKNDGEEDDDEDDDFREQ, encoded by the coding sequence ATGGCCGAGGAAGCAAAGGACAAGCGTCTAttagaagaacaaaaagaatctACGGACACCAAGTCCGAAAAACCTGTAGAACCTAGGtctaaaagaagaagaagaagaaactacGACGACTATGATGCTGAAGTAGCCAAAGAAGAGACCAAGGCTAAAAGCTACCCCGCAAAGAGCGAGAGAAATGAGGCTGCAGAAGACTCAGAGTCCGATATGGATGATGCCAAATTGGACGCCTTGATGGGCAATGAAggggaagaagaagacgatgacTTGGCGGAAATAGATACGTCCAATATAATTACATCTGGAAGAAGAACACGCGGCAAAGTAATCGACTATAAGAAGACTGCGGAGGACCTGGACAAGAAGGAACTCAATGCTAACTCCAATGATGATGCAAAAAATGAtggagaagaagacgacGATGAGGACGATGATTTCAGAGAACAATGA